In a single window of the Dreissena polymorpha isolate Duluth1 chromosome 3, UMN_Dpol_1.0, whole genome shotgun sequence genome:
- the LOC127870744 gene encoding uncharacterized protein LOC127870744 isoform X1 produces MADYKDIIRKPETVNWFKAAMGLNITSDCLLVIVKGIAQIYYDNIRQEIKQQNGIPENVVCNQCNTPNVVLCDPQNKCCNRGRCTFHEIHKPRNCPINNLCHEIRQQIAKQHRFCNPTWINTDASKWCTDPWHIAKCFLPKDGYKDVNQAEDTDFNGLVNVIYNCEYYESYFNNDLTDKENVCTKAREVGRTVRHKTTMSMTSQDSNSAIDTLVALLQSLKHADHQAASRTTVDKLTQLKNGTLVITDEDIAITFEHFKETLTREIKDVLQEEKNSLVNVMADALKITGKNITEEIIHTGDGQIERINSQIDRIERTGDEVMNKIDNTFTKAKSSNGDETTRPTVENRNCLSSICRSLRLCCGCRLTGDEPTSLLTSEHINVTIKYERNSALIKIQKWLIKQYQSMCVVPISMLDSGIDVPLSRIYVTPSISELKRGQNGGRKALPSSSGDRDLSSYKELLHRDGKEVNTIYIQGDQGCGKTTFCTKLVLDWCKAHSETMSSATTSKETSNKMTFDDLDTLRDYTFLFFVSLGDYSGVTCDVSQMVEDAIKRNRLDWTDRIWEHKCIVLTDAADEWHHPSPPFDSACKCLKDRTMPQYLQRQNITNIVTAQPWKLADVNMSDTLTRLCKLSGVVDYTTLSKNVVSVLAEKDGISQEDQQHKYSEFLKTITTNNIKNLIKIPSNCVQLVHQFYVGRLIEESLCAIYTNMLDMHITRGLQKLQIEIDSEENKNNEIPYILRKYITEDLHSKMSLIYSASKFAFKTLTDTNRQASFVFPEDIIKKHMTETERTSLLKTGIITQRKSLELSTRKNVPYMFVHKSIQEYLASVYIAINPVEMDANLNALQLAFSESRPITDIGQLFIFTCGMCPSAAEKISKHIMDVMTRGMESTLLDKSVQNKCAFDQCYEAQCMILDGFMESNATKTPFLQLFISHITCEPAQINADTPLNALLDMNIANIVSLNASIICSKYTSQEIISQTRLQQIISQSRKTLLYLSLENKGQINLQDLKLKYLGCEGATDLTNVDCSNMVECSLSATPVTEKCVFDAMKGTGKNIRLLHIDVCKSIDLLCEALPHLPNLNIFELLNTALVDTQLHDHMPESIRCVEYRAVMVSEHVFKSMVKWSKTRDVQCTLFYCNIAFPDETDISHWIKEQDGINIKEILGTENNLKIVWCNTNSLK; encoded by the exons ATGGCGGATTACAAGGACATAATTCGTAAGCCGGAAACCGTGAACTGGTTTAAGGCGGCTATGGGTTTGAACATCACAAGTGACTGCCTGCTCGTCATTGTAAAGGGTATTGCGCAGATATATTATGATAACATCCGTCAAGAGATCAAGCAACAAAACGGTATTCCGGAGAACGTTGTATGTAATCAGTGCAACACTCCAAATGTTGTGCTATGTGATCCTCAGAACAAATGCTGCAATCGCGGTAGATGCACATTTCACGAAATTCATAAGCCACGAAATTGTCCAATAAATAATTTATGCCATGAAATTCGTCAACAAATTGCAAAACAACACCGTTTTTGCAATCCAACCTGGATAAACACGGATGCCTCTAAGTGGTGCACAGATCCCTGGCATATCGCAAAGTGTTTTCTCCCCAAAGATGGGTACAAGGACGTCAACCAAGCAGAAGATACCGACTTCAATGGACTAGTAAATGTCATATACAACTGCGAATACTATGAATCGTATTTCAATAACGACCTGACGGATAAGGAAAATGTCTGCACGAAg GCCAGAGAGGTAGGGCGTACCGTGCGACATAAGACCACGATGTCCATGACCAGCCAGGACAGTAACAGTGCCATCGACACTCTTGTAGCGCTATTGCAGAGCCTAAAACACGCCGATCACCAAGCTGCGTCACGGACGACAGTAGACAAGTTAACTCAG CTTAAGAATGGAACACTAGTTATAACCGATGAGGATATTGCTATAACCTTTGAACACTTCAAAGAAACTTTGACAAGAGAAATTAAAGACGTTCTTCAAGAAGAAAAAAATTCACTTGTAAATGTCATGGCAGATGCGTTAAAGATTACAGGAAAAAACATCACTGAAGAAATCATTCACACTGGAGATggtcaaattgagaggataaacAGTCAAATTGATAGGATAGAAAGAACAGGTGATGAAGTGATGAATAAGATAGACAATACGTTCACAAAAGCAAAATCGTCAAATGGGGATGAGACTACACGGCCTACAGTTGAAAATCGGAACTGTTTATCATCTA TTTGCAGGTCTCTTCGACTTTGCTGTGGCTGTCGTTTGACTGGCGATGAACCTACATCACTCTTAACAAGCGAACATATTAATGTGACAATAAAGTATGAAAGAAACAGCGCTTTAATCA AAATACAAAAATGGTTAATCAAGCAATACCAGTCCATGTGTGTTGTGCCTATTTCGATGCTGGATTCTGGCATCGATGTACCTTTATCACGGATATACGTGACCCCGTCGATCAGTGAATTGAAGAGAGGCCAGAATGGCGGGAGGAAAGCGTTGCCTTCCTCTTCAGGAGATAGAGATTTGAGTAGCTACAAGGAGCTACTGCATCGTGATGGAAAAGAGGTAAATACAATTTACATTCAAGGTGATCAGGGATGCGGCAAAACAACGTTTTGTACAAAACTCGTTCTTGATTGGTGTAAAGCCCATTCGGAAACCATGAGCAGTGCCACTACCAGCAAGGAAACATCAAACAAAATGACATTCGATGATCTTGATACTTTGCGAGACTACACATTTCTGTTCTTTGTGTCATTAGGTGATTACAGTGGAGTCACGTGTGACGTTAGTCAGATGGTTGAGGATGCTATAAAGCGTAACAGATTAGATTGGACAGACCGTATTTGggaacataaatgtattgttctGACCGATGCTGCTGACGAATGGCATCACCCTTCTCCGCCATTTGACTCTGCTTGCAAGTGCCTAAAAGACCGAACAATGCCACAGTATTTGCAAAGACAAAACATTACCAATATTGTAACCGCACAACCATGGAAACTTGCCGATGTCAACATGAGCGATACTTTAACGCGTTTGTGTAAATTATCCGGCGTTGTGGACTATACAACTTTGTCGAAAAATGTGGTAAGTGTTTTAGCTGAAAAAGACGGTATTTCTCAAGAGGATCAACAACACAAATACAGTGAATTCTTGAAAACAATTACCACGAACAACATTAAAAACCTTATCAAAATTCCATCTAATTGTGTGCAGTTAGTTCATCAGTTTTATGTTGGACGTTTAATAGAAGAATCACTGTGTGCGATATACACCAATATGCTAGATATGCACATTACCCGAGGATTGCAAAAACTTCAAATTGAAATTGACAGTGAGGAAAATAAGAATAATGAAATACCATATATATTAAGGAAATACATAACCGAGGATCTGCATAGTAAAATGTCGCTGATTTATTCCGCAAGTAAGTTTGCGTTTAAAACTCTAACAGACACTAATAGACAAGCATCATTTGTCTTTCCAGAAGACATTATCAAAAAGCACATGACGGAAACAGAACGTACGTCCTTACTTAAAACAGGAATAATCACACAGAGAAAATCTTTGGAACTTAGCACACGAAAAAATGTTCCATATATGTTTGTTCACAAATCAATCCAGGAATATCTAGCATCAGTGTATATTGCAATAAATCCTGTAGAAATGGATGCAAACCTAAACGCGCTACAACTGGCGTTTAGTGAAAGCAGACCAATTACGGACATAGGTCAGTTATTCATCTTTACGTGCGGAATGTGTCCATCCGCGGCTGAAAAAATATCAAAGCACATCATGGATGTAATGACACGCGGCATGGAAAGTACATTGCTGGATAAATCAGTCCAGAACAAATGTGCATTTGACCAGTGTTATGAGGCACAATGTATGATACTGGATGGCTTTATGGAAAGTAATGCAACTAAAACGCCGTTCTTACAATTGTTCATCAGTCATATCACATGTGAACCTGCTCAGATCAACGCAGACACACCGTTAAATGCATTACTAGATATGAACATAGCAAACATCGTTAGTCTTAATGCATCTATCATCTGCAGCAAATATACTTCACAGGAAATAATTTCACAAACCAGATTACAGCAAATAATTTCCCAATCGAGAAAAACACTTTTGTATCTGAGTCTCGAAAACAAGGGTCAAATTAATTTACAGGATCTAAAACTCAAGTACCTTGGCTGTGAGGGAGCGACCGATTTAACTAATGTAGATTGCAGCAATATGGTTGAATGTTCTTTATCAGCAACACCAGTAACAGAAAAGTGCGTCTTCGACGCGATGAAAGGCACTGGTAAAAACATTAGACTTCTTCACATTGACGTTTGTAAATCCATAGACCTTCTCTGTGAAGCTCTTCCACATCTACCAAATctaaatatatttgaattattaAATACGGCACTGGTTGATACACAATTGCATGACCATATGCCTGAATCAATCAGGTGTGTAGAGTACCGCGCTGTAATGGTTTCCGAGCATGTTTTTAAGTCGATGGTAAAATGGTCAAAGACACGAGACGTACaatgtacattattttattgcaaCATCGCATTTCCGGACGAGACAGACATAAGTCACTGGATAAAGGAGCAGGACGGAATTAATATTAAAGAAATACTAGGAACTGAAAACAATCTTAAAATTGTGTGGTGTAATACTAATAGTTTAAAGTGA
- the LOC127870744 gene encoding uncharacterized protein LOC127870744 isoform X2, with protein sequence MADYKDIIRKPETVNWFKAAMGLNITSDCLLVIVKGIAQIYYDNIRQEIKQQNGIPENVVCNQCNTPNVVLCDPQNKCCNRGRCTFHEIHKPRNCPINNLCHEIRQQIAKQHRFCNPTWINTDASKWCTDPWHIAKCFLPKDGYKDVNQAEDTDFNGLVNVIYNCEYYESYFNNDLTDKENVCTKAREVGRTVRHKTTMSMTSQDSNSAIDTLVALLQSLKHADHQAASRTTVDKLTQLKNGTLVITDEDIAITFEHFKETLTREIKDVLQEEKNSLVNVMADALKITGKNITEEIIHTGDGQIERINSQIDRIERTGDEVMNKIDNTFTKAKSSNGDETTRPTVENRNCLSSICRSLRLCCGCRLTGDEPTSLLTSEHINVTIKYERNSALIKIQKWLIKQYQSMCVVPISMLDSGIDVPLSRIYVTPSISELKRGQNGGRKALPSSSGDRDLSSYKELLHRDGKEVITVESRVTLVRWLRML encoded by the exons ATGGCGGATTACAAGGACATAATTCGTAAGCCGGAAACCGTGAACTGGTTTAAGGCGGCTATGGGTTTGAACATCACAAGTGACTGCCTGCTCGTCATTGTAAAGGGTATTGCGCAGATATATTATGATAACATCCGTCAAGAGATCAAGCAACAAAACGGTATTCCGGAGAACGTTGTATGTAATCAGTGCAACACTCCAAATGTTGTGCTATGTGATCCTCAGAACAAATGCTGCAATCGCGGTAGATGCACATTTCACGAAATTCATAAGCCACGAAATTGTCCAATAAATAATTTATGCCATGAAATTCGTCAACAAATTGCAAAACAACACCGTTTTTGCAATCCAACCTGGATAAACACGGATGCCTCTAAGTGGTGCACAGATCCCTGGCATATCGCAAAGTGTTTTCTCCCCAAAGATGGGTACAAGGACGTCAACCAAGCAGAAGATACCGACTTCAATGGACTAGTAAATGTCATATACAACTGCGAATACTATGAATCGTATTTCAATAACGACCTGACGGATAAGGAAAATGTCTGCACGAAg GCCAGAGAGGTAGGGCGTACCGTGCGACATAAGACCACGATGTCCATGACCAGCCAGGACAGTAACAGTGCCATCGACACTCTTGTAGCGCTATTGCAGAGCCTAAAACACGCCGATCACCAAGCTGCGTCACGGACGACAGTAGACAAGTTAACTCAG CTTAAGAATGGAACACTAGTTATAACCGATGAGGATATTGCTATAACCTTTGAACACTTCAAAGAAACTTTGACAAGAGAAATTAAAGACGTTCTTCAAGAAGAAAAAAATTCACTTGTAAATGTCATGGCAGATGCGTTAAAGATTACAGGAAAAAACATCACTGAAGAAATCATTCACACTGGAGATggtcaaattgagaggataaacAGTCAAATTGATAGGATAGAAAGAACAGGTGATGAAGTGATGAATAAGATAGACAATACGTTCACAAAAGCAAAATCGTCAAATGGGGATGAGACTACACGGCCTACAGTTGAAAATCGGAACTGTTTATCATCTA TTTGCAGGTCTCTTCGACTTTGCTGTGGCTGTCGTTTGACTGGCGATGAACCTACATCACTCTTAACAAGCGAACATATTAATGTGACAATAAAGTATGAAAGAAACAGCGCTTTAATCA AAATACAAAAATGGTTAATCAAGCAATACCAGTCCATGTGTGTTGTGCCTATTTCGATGCTGGATTCTGGCATCGATGTACCTTTATCACGGATATACGTGACCCCGTCGATCAGTGAATTGAAGAGAGGCCAGAATGGCGGGAGGAAAGCGTTGCCTTCCTCTTCAGGAGATAGAGATTTGAGTAGCTACAAGGAGCTACTGCATCGTGATGGAAAAGAG GTGATTACAGTGGAGTCACGTGTGACGTTAGTCAGATGGTTGAGGATGCTATAA